In one Penaeus monodon isolate SGIC_2016 chromosome 20, NSTDA_Pmon_1, whole genome shotgun sequence genomic region, the following are encoded:
- the LOC119585948 gene encoding uncharacterized protein LOC119585948: protein MVSASTSENLANTPNSRCITRSRVRGCRAAAASRVSRILTLPSTPLGALWQSLYLYRICRSNAASPPDPACSPSSSCLAEGGYCSDICGDGDRVLYGKCHTADCKCCAPPCKTMSSCFQKGGFCVTSEAFCAGTVTQECQGSGCMCCVPKTEVIPDICTANRSCKKRKGKCGKEKCSPHEVEIEGGCSGTSCRCCAPQLPCKTSKACTGKGGTCVNAKECAGPSADGVKCKGTGCVARRGVHATKMAGTARRKNAKKVRRNLKAVAREAIAAVAHPLVASRRKVVRREKDIARRRNAMQTKRKLRAVARDPIAAVALPEVASRRKVVRREKDIARRRNAMQTKRKLRAVARDPTAAVALPEVASRRKVVRREKDIARKRNAMQTKKKLRAVARDPIAAVALPEVANRRKVVRREKDIARRRNAMQTKRKLRAVARDPTAAVALPEAVTQRKNVRKTKGPALRKTARTTKEKFRKVAKAKIVIAALKTDQQQQQDQLHQDQQNQQQHQRIKPLLKLNSFTYVHVSTGRDLGTYLSICVDIVYAKKTSASRKLLTQDLTQKCQEQSPIFLKQNTSDLQCLGELKFLTDVKVTVPTRLSLSPQCSDHAFGLHARPQVRTETLTTHPYHHHPNTLFSYMDTSR, encoded by the exons ATGGTCTCTGCCTCGACTTCGGAAAATCTTGCAAATACACCAAATTCCCGATGCATCACCCGAAGTCGTGTCCGGGGTTGCCGTGCAGCTGCTGCGTCCAGGGTGAGTAGGATCCTGACGCTCCCGTCGACGCCGCTCGGAGCTCTGTGGCAGAGCCTGTATctctat CGGATCTGCAGGAGTAACGCGGCCTCGCCCCCAGACCCCGCGTGCAGTCCCAGTTCCTCCTGCCTGGCGGAGGGCGGCTACTGCAGCGACATCTGCGGCGACGGCGACCGCGTGCTCTACGGCAAGTGCCACACGGCTGACTGCAAGTGCTGCGCCCCGCCCTGCAAGACGATGAGCTCGTGCTTCCAGAAGGGCGGCTTCTGCGTCACCAGCGAGGCCTTCTGCGCCGGCACCGTCACGCAGGAGTGCCAGGGCTCGGGCTGCATGTGCTGCGTGCCCAAGACGG AAGTAATTCCCGACATCTGCACTGCGAATAGGAGCTGCAAGAAGCGCAAAGGGAAGTGCGGAAAGGAGAAGTGCTCGCCACACGAAGTGGAGATCGAAGGAGGCTGCTCCGGCACCTCCTGCAGGTGCTGCGCGCCGCAGCTGCCTTGCAAAACGTCAAAGGCGTGCACGGGCAAGGGTGGCACCTGCGTCAACGCCAAGGAGTGTGCGGGTCCCAGCGCTGACGGAGTAAAGTGCAAGGGCACAGGATGC GTTGCAAGGCGGGGAGTCCATGCAACAAAGATGGCCGGTACTGCACGACggaaaaatgcaaagaaagtgAGGAGGAACTTAAAGGCGGTTGCAAGGGAAGCAATTGCCGCTGTTGCGCACCCTCTG GTTGCAAGCCGAAGAAAAGTTGTTCGAAGAGAAAAGGATATTGCACGAAGGAGAAATGCAATGCAGACGAAGAGGAAGTTAAGGGCGGTTGCCAGGGACCCGATTGCCGCTGTTGCGCTCCCGGAG GTTGCAAGCCGAAGAAAAGTTGTTCGAAGAGAAAAGGATATTGCACGAAGGAGAAATGCAATGCAGACGAAGAGGAAGTTAAGGGCGGTTGCCAGGGACCCAACTGCCGCTGTTGCGCTCCCGGAG GTTGCGAGCCGAAGAAAAGTTGTTCGAAGAGAAAAGGATATTGCACGAAAGAGAAATGCAATGCAGACGAAGAAGAAGTTAAGGGCGGTTGCCAGGGACCCAATTGCCGCTGTTGCGCTCCCGGAG GTTGCAAACCGAAGAAAGGTTGTTCGAAGAGAAAAGGATATTGCACGAAGGAGAAATGCAATGCAGACGAAGAGGAAGTTAAGGGCGGTTGCCAGGGACCCAACTGCCGCTGTTGCGCTCCCGGAG GCTGTAACACAacgaaaaaatgtaagaaaaacaaAGGGTCCTGCTCTAAGGAAAACTGCAAGAACAACGAAAGAGAAATTCCGAAAGGTTGCAAAGGCAAAGATTGTCATTGCTGCGTTAAAGACG gaccaacaacaacagcaagaccaACTACATCAAgaccaacaaaaccaacaacaaca TCAGAGAATCAAACCTCTCTTAAAGCTGAATTCTTTTACTTATGTGCATGTGTCCACAG GAAGGGACCTGGGAACATACCTTTCAATCTGTGTTGATATTGTATATGCCA AGAAGACTTCAGCGTCCAGGAAGCTCTTGACACAAGACTTGACCCAAAAGTGTCAGGAACAATCACCTATATTTCTCAAACAAAACACAAGTGATCTTCAGTGCTTAGGAGAGCTCAAATTTCTGACAGATGTCAAAGTTACTGTACCCACTAGACTCTCCCTCTCACCACAGTGTTCAGATCATGCTTTTGGGTTGCATGCAAGGCCACAGGTGAGGACGGAGACTCTCACCACACACCCCTACCACCACCATCCTAACACTTTGTTTTCTTACATGGACACTAGTCGATGA